The sequence ATCAGCATAGTAGATGGTGACCTCTGCTTTGAAGTACGCCAAGACGCAGCCGTAGCCATCTTCGTCGTTGACCACGTACGTTCCGTCCGGACGCGTGAAGCCCTTTACCCCTGCGGAGAGGAGGCGGGAGTTCCGTGACCGGTGGGGGACATGGGCGTGTGCGGTGGAGGGGTGCTGCTGCTGATGGAGCCGGCGAaggagtgactgtgtgtgtgtgtgtgtgtgtgtgtatgtgtgtgtgtgtgtgtgtgtgtgtgtgtgtgtgtgtgtgtgtgtgtatgtgtgtgtgtgtgtgcgtatgtgtgtgtgagtgagagagagagagagagaaaggagagtgagtgagagagagagagagagagagagagagagagagtgtgtgtgtgtgtatgtgtgtgtgtgtgtgtgtgtgtgtgtgtgtgtgtgtgtgtgtgtgtgtgtgtgtgtgtgtgtgtgtgagagagagagagagagagagagagagagagagagtgagtgtgtgtgtaagtgtgcgtgtgtgtgtgtgtgagagagagagagagagagagagagagagagagagagagagagagagagaagagagagagagagagagagagagagagagagagagagggagaaagagagagaaagagaatgtgtgtgcagGAACGTTACAAAATGCACCAAATACTGCCTGAGAGATCAGGACCTAGCCGTCCCCGTAAAAGGtattttatattatgataatgaactaGACAACTCACGACCAAGCACACATTTAATCAGCAAGACTTGATGGAACTGGCCCCAGTCTTTTTAATCGCCGTTTCCCTTAAAGCCAACTTACTTGCAGACTGAGCCATGGGGATGGGCAACTCCTCGAGGTCATCAGAACCGTTCACCACGTCAGTATATAGGTCACCTTCTTCTTCATAACGGGCGCCATTGTTCCTGTCACTCTTCCCTTCGCTGTCCCTGTCACCCGTCTCTTCGCTGTCCCTGTCACCCGTCTCTTCGCTGTCCCTGTCACCCGTCTCTTCGCTGCCCCTGTCACTCTTCGCCTCGCCGGCCCTCTTCACAGCCTGGAGTTCGAATGACGGGGCGGCTGCTTCGACAGTGTTAGGCGCCGTCTTGTTCCCCGTCTCGTCCTCGTCATCACGCAGCGCTTGTTCGGTAGATTTTTCCGTAGAGCTAGAATGACTGTGGTTCTTCGGGGCTTCGTGTGACTGGTGGGCGTTGTTACTTTCGTGGGCGTGGGGTGTGGTGGTGCCGGAGGGCCGGTGTGTTGTCAGTGTTGCTGCCCCCGCCACCAGCGCTACCACGCCtggggaagaaaaaaatcctccttGTACAGCTTGTCAGTCTACAAGTCCATGTATCAGTCTATGTATACATTCAGATAACTTATTtgaaatatctacacacacacacacacacatgtatatatatatatatatgtatatatatgtatatacatattatatacatatatatatacatatatatatatacatatatatacatatatatatatatatatatatatatatatacatatatatatctatatacatatctatatacatatatatatacatatatatatacatatatatatgtgtgtgtgtgtgtgtgtgtgtgtgtgtgtgtgtgtgtgtgtgtgtgtgtgtgtgtgtgtgtgtgtgtgtgtgtgtgtgtgtgtgtgtatgtatgtatgtatgtatgtatgtatgtatgtatgtatgtgtatatatatatatatatatatatatatatatgtatgtatgtatatgaatatatacatagatttttaATTAATAGTTTTCTTCAGCTACACATTAAGGAATACTAGTGTTCGCATATGAAACCGTAGGAAAAAGAATTAATATCTATGTAACCAAAACTGTCCAGTTCATTTTCTCATTAAATTTTGTTTAAGTGGGACACTGTTAAGAGTCATTCACTGTCCCCATGTGGGCTGAGTGTAAAGCTGCCCTACACCAACATCATATGCTTATCATGCAGTATATCTCGCGCACTCACCCCGGCCACTTCtatagaataaaaaatgaaaataatgttcgAATCTAAATTGTAAACTAAACTTGTATATAATGAATAATGTagtcaataaatataacaaaaaataataaagaataagtaaTATAAgccataaataaaataatttacaaTTCAAAATTATTAGGACCCGTTTTATGAATACTACATAATAATCAATATGCATTTGGTATACCTTACAAAAGAGGTGAGTGATGGATGGGTGGAATATCTTAATAAACAAGTATATCATACATTATTAAGATACTAAGGAATATTTTATCGCTGGAATAATATGACATGTGATCCAATCTTGATATAATATCAGGATCCAAAGACTGTGAGGTATATCAAACTAGCCGGTATGCACACCAATTTGAGAAAACGAGAATTCAACCACTAAACGGCCTTTTGCCTCCTGATCACCACATAGGCTTTTAAATTCTTCATTTGTTGGCATTCTTTGACGAACGCACTAcacttttctttcattatatcataattcatAAAAGCTTTTTATCGTCTGTTTATAACTCAAGGCAAAAAATACCGGTGATATTTCCATCCGATCGCATCACAATTTTAGATTAAAATTAGAAAACCCAAAATAATCTACATGCTTTCTTAAGATCTCCATGTTTGACGGAAGTAATATTCCTAATACGCGTAAAATTGCGACAGCTGGAAAATATTAAAAGACAAGGCCTCGAGAAGGCGGGATCTTCTGACAATAATATCCAAAGTATTATTGACCTTCAGTGCGGCATACAATCCGCCCCTCCACATTGTATCACAGGCATTCCAATTCACTCCGCTCACAAGTGTTTTTAATATAACCACACGCAGGAAAACCAATCCTTCTAAAATACAGCTTAATAATTCACAATCTGAAGCCCCCCAAAAGCACTAATTCTTACTTAGGTAGACGAGCGCAGCCCTCGCGGCCACCATCTTGCCTCAGCTGTGACTGGAAGCGGCAGTGAGCTCATGCGCCAACTGCGTCCACAACAGAACATTGATTGGAAGAGAACAGCCGGGAGACTGCGTGTCCGATTTGGCCCGCTCAGACACACTCGCCCTTTTTCGATGCCAGGCTTACACGAGTCTCATTAAACGACAGACAGAAGCAGCATTAATTACCGGGATCGCATTTTACTTTTATCTCTTTACTTTTATACCGTTTTTGGAGAGAGTTTCGCGAAACGTCCACAGGCATTTCGGCATTTAGAGAAACAAAACTTTCATCAAGGATTCTCACGTTGCTAGAAGTGCTGCGTAAACTGCTGTATCTGATTTCCAAACATATATCAGAAGAAAGATCTAACCCACCCAGTTCCGAGGGGAGAGCCATGCTACAGCGCGGAACATGTGCTCAGCCTCTCTTGAGAAGCTATCGATTTTGGctttgtttgttctctttttcagTCATTCTTCTGCATTAAGATTCAAGGGAACAGGAAGCATCTTCActgatataaaaattatatatttcatattacatatatattttgcatacacacactatatacatacgcacacacacacatatatatatgcgtgtgtgtgtgtgtgtgtgtgcgtgtgtgtgtgtgtgtgtgtgtgtatgtgtgtgtgtgtgtgtgtgtgtgtgtgtgtgtgtgtgtgtgtgtgtgtgtgtgtgtgtgtgtgtgtgtgtgtgtgtgtgtgtgtgtgtgtgtgtgtgtgtgtgtgtgtgtgtgcgcgcgcgcgagtatatatatgtatataaatataaataaatatatatatatatgtatatgtatatatatgaatatatatatatatatgtgtgtgtgtgtgtgtgtgtgtgtatgtgtgtgtgtgtgtgtgtgtttatctatatatgtatggttatctgtattcacacatagacacacacacgcacttacacacaaccacacaccacacgcacacacacacacacacacacacaaacacacacacacacacacacacacacacacacacacacacacacacacacacacacacacacacacacacacacacacacacacacacacatacacatatatatatatatatatatatatatatatatatatatatatatatatatatatatatattatatacatatatatatgtgaatacatatatatatatatatatatatatatatatatatatatatatatatatatgtatatatgtgtatgtgtacacacacacacacacacacacacacacacacacacacacacacacacacacacacacacacacacacacatatatatatatatatatatatatatatatatatatatataaatgcttatatatatatatatatatatatatatatatatatatatatataaatgcttttatatatatatatacatatatatatagatatatataaatgttcatatatatatatatatatatatatatatatatatatatatataaatgcttatatatatatatatatatatatatatatatatatatatatatatatatatatatgtatatttatatatacatacaatatatatatatatatatatatatatatatatatatatatatatgtatatatgtatatatatatatataaagagagagagagagagagagagagagagagagagagagagagagagagagagagagagagagagagagagagagagagagagagagagagagagagagagagagagagagagagagagagagactacacacatatatttacaaacacacacacacacacacatgtatgtagatgtgtatatatatggatgtacatctatgcatatatatatatatatatatatatatatatatatatatatatatatatatatatatatatatatatatatatatatatatatataaatagagagagagagagagagagagagagagagagagagagagagagagagagagagagagagagagagagagagagagagagagagagagatacatacaaagagagagagagagagagagagagagagagagagagagagagagagagagagagagagagagagagagagagcatgtgaggagagtaagtatatacatgatgtatatacttacatgtatgtttggatacatacatatatacgtacatacagctCAAACGTATCGATCACACATATCTACAGacgaaagagtaggagggaggctaggaagaaatgtagaaggataaggaagaagaggagaaaaatgagaagggaagcAGCAAGACGTgtgtggaggagaaaggaagcacacacacgcacatacatacacatgcgcacatactcacacacgcactctttcaccatccccccacgcacacacacgcttacatattattctctctctctcttatatatacacactcacacacatatgcgcacaaacatacacactaactctctctctctctctctctctcacacaggcacacatatgcacacactcacatacaaacattcacatacgtGCGAGCTCGCGCGTGCGAACGCCTACACTCTTTCCTACCCATGAGCATGATGCCCGAAGCCCGCCCCAGATCTGAGATCCGCGTCTAGCGTCTAGACGTTCCCCGTCCTTCCGAACGAATCCGCAAGCAGACCATGGCGCAGGCGTTGGCAGAGAACTGACCACCGTCTTAAAGCGAGCGTCAAAAGCTCTGAAAAGGAAGCTGAGCGAGCTCTTCGAGCCCGAGAATATCCCTGCGATGGTCGACGAGCTCCTCCGTCTGCAGGAGGAGGACATCGAACTGAAAACCGCCGATGTCCCTTCGCTCCGCCAGGGCCTGGTGGGGCTGCCTTGGGCGGACGCCGCGAAGGACGCACTTCTCGATCTGGCCTTGTGGGTTCTGGAACTTTTCCAGAAGAGCGATCGAGGGCGTAAGGAGACCTGCCCTGAGTAGGACAAGGCTGAAGGATAACAGGACGACGCGGCGCCCTCCACATCCCGAAGCCAGGAACAGGCTGATCAGTCGGTGAGGAGGAAGACCAACACACGCAGCCCTCCGTCGTAGCTGAAATCGGGCGGCTACGACGAAGACTCTACCTATGGCTTCATCGTGATCCAGGGGGACCACCACACTATAGCCATGGGGACGGTTAACGTCTTTAATAAAAGATCAAATTCGACCTGGAATTTAGCATAGCTAACAAACATGGCCGAGGTGGTCAATCTCAGAACCGCTTCGCCCGGTTGGCCGAGGAAAGCCGACAGAACCATCTTTGGGCCATATACGAGCGCATGGAGGGAGCTTTTTTCGCGGAGGACTCTTCTCCTGTCGTGGATGCCATCGAGGTCGCCGGCCCAGGACCCATGAAGGTGGACTTCGTGGAGGAC is a genomic window of Penaeus vannamei isolate JL-2024 chromosome 14, ASM4276789v1, whole genome shotgun sequence containing:
- the LOC113812460 gene encoding uncharacterized protein; translation: MVAARAALVYLSVVALVAGAATLTTHRPSGTTTPHAHESNNAHQSHEAPKNHSHSSSTEKSTEQALRDDEDETGNKTAPNTVEAAAPSFELQAVKRAGEAKSDRGSEETGDRDSEETGDRDSEETGDRDSEGKSDRNNGARYEEEGDLYTDVVNGSDDLEELPIPMAQSARVKGFTRPDGTYVVNDEDGYGCVLAYFKAEVTIYYADVKGDYQSKLVSPEDDSEVSGTCDRIGKVSEVVVGWKTFVLGLRFGLDEITDSWYVSRFSLTYDLSDPEFASAAPGGGEVTVMSKDNRKYWQTNNARSFRCLLLHDVPLTDSFNNSATLHFDEVRVQAFSSSDRFRTPKHCIHRVHRDEMVPVTVGASLAASALLTIAFYGIFRYFKVKKVNYDTME